A genomic segment from Drosophila willistoni isolate 14030-0811.24 chromosome 2L unlocalized genomic scaffold, UCI_dwil_1.1 Seg168, whole genome shotgun sequence encodes:
- the LOC6640865 gene encoding U3 small nucleolar RNA-associated protein 25 homolog, producing the protein MKKKQPYGKKRGQPYEKKPPVRRNDQFSKNNSFIQRSKQMEESHRKGRLLNAKYTSSSNGTEIEAALSLLPSVQDDVAESETGFYEQLVTGYNHISTTAVPERNLLQTDSKDNDNLIVPSSDGNSDNDEEDPHAEEINMDSDIYNSFSKRFNFELSSEDIDKLMTKNVKLIKTNWSEIGNLKIEIPQLNSDTESSDYPPPHKITTRSELQSLEVKQSLCANVKLPLSALQSNLFNIANRYQDLYYTQRSHENSEEIRFVYCLHALNHMLKSRSLILRNNEKVAALAKSLKLPPSEVSIPEIYRDQGLKRMKVLFVVPFRESALAIVNNLADLLYGQQDEQKRKASIAKYDRFLEDYSGNTIYFPKTNPKPFDYEQTFKGNTDDNFRLGIRFSKKSMSLFADISSSDVLIASPLGLRMLITDKEHDFDFLTSIELLIIDQAELFMAQNWENLLYTLDHLHLQPKKLPDTNCQRVRTWCLSGSSRFYRQTLFFSSHELPEFRAVLSNKCKNYQGIVRITNIIQHGDIRNVLTPIQQVFRRITCSDMESAFDDRFQYFKQHIMPQLSKSGNSHCMLYVPSYFDYVRLRNYLKNEMVSFVQISEYTKKEKISRARDIFFHSGAPILLYSERAHFFRRTRVKGIRNLIMYQPPNFPNFYSELINLMLESNQNPRDGMADSMSIQILYTKYDLLTLSNIVGSENSVRLTTGKKNAYVLSTANVK; encoded by the exons atgaagaaaaagcAGCCATATGGAAAAAAACGAGGACAACCGTATGAGAAGAAGCCTCCAGTCCGTAGAAATGATCAGTTCTCCAAAAACAACAGCTTCATACAGAGAAGCAAGCAGATGGAAGAGTCCCATAGGAAGGGAAG ACTCCttaatgcaaaatatacgtcaAGCAGTAATGGAACTGAAATTGAAGCAGCCCTCAGCCTTCTACCCTCAGTACAAGATGATGTGGCTGAGAGTGAAACTGGCTTCTATGAGCAGCTTGTTACTGGATATAACCATATAAGTACAACAG CTGTGCCTGAGAGAAATCTATTACAAACCGACAGCAAGGACAATGACAATTTAATTGTTCCATCGTCAGATGGCAATTCGGATAATGATGAGGAGGACCCACATGCAGAGGAAATAAATATGGATTCGGACATCTacaattcattttcaaaacgATTCAATTTTGAATTATCATCGGAAGACATTGATAAGTTGATGACGAAAAACGTCAAgttaattaaaactaattgGTCCGAAATTGGCAATTTAAAAATCGAGATACCTCAACTAAACTCTGATACGGAATCGTCTGATTATCCTCCGCCTCATAAAATTACCACTCGTTCCGAACTTCAGAGCTTAGAGGTCAAACAATCCCTATGTGCCAATGTGAAACTACCACTCTCTGCCCTACAGTCAAATCTGTTTAATATAGCCAACAGATATCAGGACCTGTATTATACCCAGAGATCGCATGAAAATAGTGAGGAAATTCGTTTCGTCTACTGCCTCCATGCTCTCAATCATATGCTGAAGAGCAGGTCTTTGATTTTACGCAACAACGAAAAGGTTGCAGCCTTAGCAAAGTCATTGAAATTACCGCCGAGCGAAGTCTCGATACCAGAGATTTATAGAGATCAAGGATTGAAGCGCATGAAGGTTTTATTCGTTGTACCTTTTAGGGAATCTGCGTTGGCAATAGTAAACAATCTAGCCGACCTGCTATATGGGCAGCAAGATG AACAAAAACGAAAGGCATCAATAGCAAAATATGATCGGTTTCTTGAGGATTATTCTGGCAATACGATTTATTTTCCGAAAACGAATCCAAAGCCATTTGATTATGAACAGACGTTCAAAGGCAATACAGATGACAACTTTAGATTGGGCATCAGGTTTAGTAAGAAATCAATGTCACTCTTCGCGGATATAAGCTCATCGGATGTACTGATTGCTTCACCTTTGGGACTGCGTATGCTTATTACCGACAAGGAGCATGACTTTGATTTCTTGACATCTATTGAATTACTTATCATTGATCAGGCTGAATTGTTTATGGCTCAGAATTGGGAAAACTTACTCTACACACTGGATCATCTGCATCTGCAGCCCAAAAAATTGCCCGATACGAACTGCCAGCGAGTGAGAACCTGGTGTCTAAGCGGATCATCACGTTTCTATcgtcaaactttatttttctcATCCCACGAACTGCCAGAGTTTCGAGCGGTGCTTAGCAATAAATGTAAAAACTATCAAGGAATAGTACGCATAACGAATATCATTCAACATGGTGATATTCGTAATGTCCTAACACCAATTCAGCAGGTATTTCGTCGCATTACTTGCTCCGATATGGAATCGGCATTTGATGATCGTTTCCAGTATTTCAAACAACATATTATGCCACAATTGAGTAAATCTGGAAATTCACATTGTATGCTATATGTGCCCAGTTATTTTGATTATGTACGTTTACGTAATTAtctgaaaaatgaaatggtCAGCTTTGTACAGATAAGCGAATataccaaaaaggaaaagatcTCTCGAGCAAGAGATATATTCTTTCACAGCGGTGCGCCGATTCTCCTATACTCGGAGAGAGCACACTTCTTTCGCCGTACTCGAGTCAAAGGTATTCGTAATCTGATTATGTATCAACCGCCTAACTTTCCAAATTTCTATTCGgagttaattaatttaatgctTGAATCTAATCAAAATCCACGTGATGGTATGGCTGATTCGATGAGTATTCAAATCTTATATACCAAATATGATCTGCTTACATTAAGTAATATAGTTGGTTCCGAAAATTCTGTAAGATTAACTACAGGCAAAAAAAATGCATACGTTCTCTCAACGGCAAATGTGAAATGA
- the LOC6640864 gene encoding probable transaldolase, whose translation MGSDQKKLKMSVLQQLKKVTTIVADTGDFEAINVYKPTDATTNPSLILSASSMERYQGLVKKAVDYGKSKQGSVENQVAEAMDYLCVLFGTEILKVVPGRVSTEIDARLSFDTKKSVQKALKLIDLYKTLGISKDRILIKLASTWEGIKAAEILENEHGVHCNLTLLFSFAQAVACAEAGVTLISPFVGRILDWYVANTETKKFEALQDPGVISVTKIYNYYKKFGYKTLVMGASFRNVGEIKALAGCDLLTISPALLKELENESETVTTYLSESNAKLQDIEKISVDESKFRWLLNEDTMATDKLSEGIRKFAVDTVKLENLIKTFIK comes from the exons ATGGGAAGTGatcaaaaaaaacttaaaatgtcGGTCTTACAACAGCTAAAAAAAGTTACCACGATTGTAGCAGACACTGGTGATTTTGaag CGATTAACGTCTACAAGCCCACCGATGCCACGACCAATCCATCGCTTATCCTGTCAGCCTCCTCCATGGAGCGCTATCAGGGATTAGTAAAGAAAGCCGTCGATTATGGAAAATCTAAGCAAGG ATCTGTGGAAAACCAAGTAGCGGAAGCCATGGATTActtgtgtgtgttgtttggAACTGAAATTTTGAAAGTTGTCCCTGGCAGAGTTTCGACCGAAATAGACGCCCGCCTTTCATTCGACACCAAGAAAAGCGTGCAAAAGGCCCTCAAGTTGATTGACTTGTACAAGACGTTGGGCATTAGCAAGGACcgcattttaattaaactggCCTCGACATGGGAAGGCATTAAAGCTGCGGAAATTTTGGAGAATGAACACGGAGTTCATTGCAATCTGACACTTCTGTTCTCTTTCGCCCAGGCAGTAGCCTGCGCCGAAGCCGGCGTCACACTAATATCCCCATTTGTTGGCAGAATTTTGGATTGGTATGTGGCCAATACGGAAACGAAAAAATTCGAGGCTTTGCAAGATCCCGGCGTAATTTctgttacaaaaatttataattattacaaAAAGTTCGGCTACAAAACTCTAGTTATGGGTGCCTCATTCCGTAATGTGGGTGAAATTAAAGCATTGGCTGGATGCGACTTGCTTACGATAAGCCCAGCATTGCTAAAGGAATTGGAGAACGAAAGTGAGACGGTTACAACATATCTGTCGGAGAGCAATGCTAAATTGCAGGACATTGAAAAGATCTCTGTCGATGAAAGTAAATTCCGTTGGTTGCTTAATGAGGATACAATGGCAACTGATAAATTATCAGAAGGCATTCGAAAGTTTGCGGTAGATACTGTGAAATTAgagaatttaattaaaactttcATTAAGTAA